The Benincasa hispida cultivar B227 chromosome 9, ASM972705v1, whole genome shotgun sequence genome has a segment encoding these proteins:
- the LOC120086234 gene encoding LOW QUALITY PROTEIN: DEAD-box ATP-dependent RNA helicase 53, mitochondrial-like (The sequence of the model RefSeq protein was modified relative to this genomic sequence to represent the inferred CDS: inserted 4 bases in 2 codons), giving the protein MMSAILLRRSAALAASRGRINSTLFAPIANFLASPVVINGGVVPAAEFGHLSSIGVTERPLGFGFQSKGFHATSGPLNFKASLVSQAEFAVEEYDDGSSSRSGKDSRLXKAGIAREIVSALEKKGITKLFPIQRAVLEPAMQGRDMIGRARTGTGKTLAFGIPILDKIIQFNAKNGRGRNPLALVLAPTRELARQVEKEFEEAAPSLDMICVYGGTPISRQMRQLDYGVDIAVGTPGRLIDLLNRGSLNLSEVKFVVLDEADQMLQVGFQEDVEKILERLPQKRQSMMFSATMPSWIRKLSQNYLTNPLTIDLVGDSDQKLADGISLFSIVSDMYGKASIIGPLITEHAKGGKCIVFTQTKRDADRLAYAMARNFRCEALHGDISQSQRERTLSGFREGHFNVLVATDVAARGLDIPNVDLVIHFELPNNTEIFVHRSGRTGRAGKRGSAILIYTEDQSRAVRMIEREVGCRFNELPRITVEAGAHVDMFSGGGGGQFGTFGAFRDRRMSDSGRFGSQRGPNFSRSGGYGSSGFGRSMGRNSGPNSGNFGSFGRNSNNEGSFGGSGSGRSGGFGDFGSSNRSGGFGDFGSSNRSGRFGDFGSGRSSGFGDKXSRNSGLFGDNMDANQSYERRQF; this is encoded by the exons ATGATGAGTGCAATTCTTCTACGGAGATCCGCTGCCTTAGCGGCCTCCAGAGGTAGAATCAATTCCACTTTGTTTGCCCCAATCGCGAACTTCTTAGCGTCTCCAGTGGTTATTAATGGCGGCGTTGTACCTGCTGCTGAGTTTGGACATTTATCTAGTATTGGGGTGACGGAGAGGCCTCTGGGTTTTGGTTTTCAATCGAAGGGATTTCATGCGACGTCTGGGCCGTTGAATTTCAAGGCGTCGTTGGTTTCCCAGGCGGAGTTTGCGGTGGAGGAGTATGATGACGGTAGCAGTAGTAGAAGTGGGAAGGACTCGAGATT CAAAGCTGGGATTGCGCGGGAGATTGTCTCTGCTTTGGAGAAAAAGGGTATAACGAAGCTCTTCCCGATTCAG AGGGCCGTGCTAGAACCAGCAATGCAAGGGCGTGATATGATTGGTCGTGCTAGAACTGGAACAGGAAAAACGCTTGCTTTTGGAATTCCCATCTTGGATAAAATCATTCAGTTCAATGCGAAGAATGG AAGAGGAAGGAACCCGTTAGCCCTGGTTCTAGCTCCAACAAGGGAACTTGCTCGGCAGGTTGAAAAGGAGTTTGAAGAGGCTGCTCCTAGCCTGGACATGATCTGTGTTTATGGGGGGACACCAATTTCACGCCAAATGAGGCAGCTTGACTATGGTGTTGATATCGCTGTTGGCACACCTGGTCGCTTGATTGATCTTCTCAATAGGGGTTCTCTAAATTTATCAGAAGTCAAGTTTGTTGTTCTTGATGAAGCAGACCAGATGCTTCAAGTAGGCTTTCAAGAGGACGTTGAGAAGATCTTGGAGAGGTTGCCTCAGAAACGTCAGAGTATGATGTTCTCTGCAACAATGCCATCTTGGATCAGAAAACTATCCCAAAATTACCTAACCAATCCATTAACAATTGATCTT GTTGGAGATTCTGATCAGAAATTGGCAGACGGAATTAGCTTATTTTCAATTGTTTCAGACATGTATGGAAAAGCATCAATAATTGGACCTCTGATAACA GAACATGCAAAAGGAGGGAAGTGTATTGTTTTCACTCAAACTAAACGTGATGCTGATAGATTAGCCTATGCAATGGCAAGGAACTTCAGATGTGAAGCTTTGCATGGAGATATCTCACAGAGTCAGAGAGAAAGAACTCTTTCTGGTTTTAGAGAGGGACATTTCAACGTTCTAGTTGCAACTGATGTTGCAGCAAGGGGTCTCGACATACCTAATGTTGATCTT gTAATACATTTTGAGCTTCCAAACAACACAGAAATATTTGTCCATAGATCAGGCCGTACAGGTCGTGCTGGTAAGAGAGGTAGTGCTATTCTTATTTACACAGAGGATCAATCAAGGGCTGTAAGAATGATTGAGCGTGAAGTGGGATGCAGATTTAATGAG CTTCCAAGGATTACTGTTGAGGCTGGCGCTCATGTGGATATGTTCAGTGGAGGTGGTGGTGGTCAATTTGGCACTTTTGGAGCATTTAGAGATCGTCGAATGAGTGATTCAGGTCGTTTTGGCAGCCAAAGAGGTCCAAATTTCAGTCGTTCAGGAGGTTATGGAAGTTCTGGTTTTGGCCGATCTATGGGTAGAAATAGTGGACCTAACTCTGGGAATTTCGGTTCATTTGGTCGCAACTCAAACAATGAGGGAAGTTTTGGTGGTTCTGGTTCTGGACGTTCGGGTGGGTTTGGAGATTTTGGTAGTTCAAACCGTTCGGGTGGGTTTGGAGATTTTGGTAGTTCAAACCGTTCTGGCAGGTTTGGAGATTTTGGTTCAGGTCGTAGTTCAGGATTTGGTGACAA TTCTAGAAACTCTGGCTTATTTGGTGACAATATGGATGCAAATCAGAGCTATGAGAGAAGgcaattttaa